One window of the Nicotiana tabacum cultivar K326 chromosome 4, ASM71507v2, whole genome shotgun sequence genome contains the following:
- the LOC142179843 gene encoding uncharacterized protein LOC142179843 — protein sequence MPPYDKFLKEILSNKRKVEKTSVVKFTEHCSTILQNKLPKKCGDPGNFTIPCSIYRKLEGEIGEIRLILVPLQLADQTTIIPEGIMEDVLVRVDKFVFPVDFIVVNREENKEVPWILGRPFLATGGVILYIQARQLMLRVGEEMVVFKMEGSMGPLKKLAGESKNDKCGVYPKKIEMKLSSWMCALGQACKGDPDFDSDPD from the coding sequence ATGCCGCCATATGACAAGTTCTTAAAGGAGATATTGTCCAACAAGCGAAAAGTAGAGAAGACATCGGTAGTCAAGTTCACAGAGCATTGTAGTACTATTCTGCAAAATAAGCTCCCtaaaaagtgtggagatccagggaattttactataccttgctctatTTACAGGAAATTGGAGGGGGAAATTGGAGAAATTCGATTGATACTTGTGCCCTTGCAGCTGGCGGATCAGACCACAATCATACCTGAAGGAATAATGGAAGATGTGCTAGTTCGGGTGGACAAATTTGTGTTCCCCGTGGACTTCATTGTGGTGAACAGGGAAGAGAATAAGGAAGTCCCTTGGATTCTAGGGAGACCCTTCTTGGCTACTGGCGGAGTGATTCTGTACATTCAAGCAAGGCAGCTCATGCTAAGAGTTGGGGAAGAAATGGTGGTCTTTAAGATGGAAGGATCAATGGGGCCCCTAAAAAAACTAGCTGGAGAGAGCAAGaatgataagtgtggggtgtacccaaaGAAGATAGAAATGAAGCTCTCATCATGGATGTGTGCACTGGGTCAAGCATGCAAAGGAGATCCTGACTTCgattcagaccccgactag